The Treponema sp. OMZ 790 genome includes the window CAGACGCAAGCAAGGGTAAAAATCTTGATGACATTTTCGCCGAAATCACAAAAGACAAAGCGGACATTTTAAAGGACGAAACACAGCCTACCCCGCCCGTCGTTCCTCCGATGGGTGGTAAAAGCAGCAAGTCCGATGATGACGCACAGGCAAGGGCGGTAATGGGATTACCCCCTAGAAAAGAATAGGAGAAATTAACTTATGGCAAATCAAATCGCAAAGTTCAAAAAGTATGTTGACCTTTTGGACGAAGTATACAAGGCCGAGTCAAAAACGGCCGTTCTTGAAAGCGACGCAACCCTCGCAAGGCAGGGGGCAAACGCAAACGAAATCATCATCCCTAAATTGGAGATGGACGGATTGGGCGACTACGATCGCAACAGCGGATATGTGGGCGGCAGCGTTACAATGACTAACGAGACCGTTACATTCAACTATGACCGAGGCCGCAAGTTCAGCATTGACGCAATGGACAACGAGGAAACCGCAGGGCTCGCATTCGGCAAGCTCGCTTCCGAGTTCATTAGGACTAAAGTCGCCCCCGAACAGGACGCTTTTAGGTTTGCGACATATTCTAACCTTGCGGGTACTAAAATAAGCGGCACGCTTGCAGCAGGTACGGATGTATTAACAGCCCTCCAGACAGCGGTAGGAGCTATGAATGACGCAGAGGTTACAGCCTCAAGTCGTCATTTATTTATTACTTCGCCCCTTTTGATTGCGGCTAAAAACGTAGACACAAACAAGAGCCGTGATATTTTGGGGGCTTTTGCAAGTATTACCGAAGTGCCTAGCTCAAGATTTTACACAGCTATTGATTTTCTTGACGGAAAAACCAGCAGCGAGGAAAAAGGCGGGTTTAAAAAAGCGTCCGCAGGAAAGGATATAAACTTCCTTATCGTTGAAAAGTCGGCAATCTTGCAGTTTACAAAGCACAATGTAAACAAGGCTATTCCGCCCGAAGACAACCCCGACGCTGACGCTTGGATTTTTAACTTCCGAGAGTACGGGCTCGCCGATGTCTACGAAAACAAGACCGCAGGTATCTACCTGCACCACAAAGCATAAGGAGGGAAAGAATGAAAACGGTAGGATATATCCCCGAAGAAAAAGAAGACCAGACTTTAACGGGAAAACCGACTAAACCGACTAAACCGAAGGGAGTGAAGGCTTCAAAGAAAGATACGACAGAGGAAGGCTCAAAAAAAGCGGAGCAAACGCCAACCGACGTAGCAGAGCCTAAAAATGACGGAGAAAACTCCGACGGGCAATAAGGAGAGGGGCGGAATGTTCGAGAATGTAAATTATAACTTTTATAAAAACAACCTAGGGCGTTCCGCCGTTCCTGATGAAGCGGCTTTTAATGAATACGCCGCCGAGAATAAACTGTTTGTGAAACGGCTTATAAACGACGGCGTGATTTTTGAGCTTGAAAAAGACGGGATAGACAGTGCGGTGTGTATGATGATTGAAACGGACTACACCACAGCACAGGAAGCAAACGCAAGCGAGGGCGGAGCGGTAGCGAGCGAAAGCATAAACGGTTATTCCTACTCTTACGACCGCACAGCCGCACAGGAAGAAGCAAAGCTAAACGCCAAAAGCACCGAGGCTAAAAAACTCAAATGGCTAAGGCTTTATTGCGATATTGTGCAGGGGGTAAGGTAATGACAAAACCAATCCCCACACGCCTTTTAGTCCACGATTGCGTTTTAAAAAAACCGAAAGGACTAGACCGCAACAGAAACCCTATCTATGAAAGTACAATCTTAAAACGAGTAAGAATCGGGGCGACCTTTCAATCGGTTCGAGGGGCTTACGGAGAAACTAAAACCGACACCTTAACGCTTTTCATAGACGCTAAAAATACACGCTGTGAAACGATAGACGGAGAAGCAACGGAGAGAAAGCTCCCCGCCGAAAAAGACGCTATCGAATGGCAAGGGCAGACCTTCACGGTTCGGAGTATAACCCCTTGCTACACCCAAGGAAGCAATCCACATCATTGGGAGGTAACACTTGAATAAGTCAGGCGGAATAGAATTCACGGTTAAAGGGAACTTCAGAGAGGCGGAAGCTAAGGCAAGGCTTAACAAGGCGATTAAGCGGGTGCAAATGAAGCTAGACACACAGGTTATAACCGATAGCAATTATTTTGTCCCAAAAAATACAACCACGCTGGAAAAATCCGCAGTTATTAACACGGTAATAGGTAGCGGTATTATTAAGTGGAGAACGCCATACGCCCGTCGTCAATATTATGGTATAGATTTTGACCATTCAAAGCAAAAAAATCCCAACGCCTGTGCAAAATGGTTTGAAGCGGCAAAAGCCAGATGGCTGGAAAAATGGAGAAAACTAGTAAATGACGAAATCCAACATAGCTGAAGTAGTAAGTGAATGGGTGGAGCAAGCCCTAGCCTTACCCTTTACGATTTATTGCGACCTTATACCTACGGCAGACGCTGACGGAGCGTGTGTAAGGCACGACCCAAGCCCTGCCGCCGAGAAAAGATTTTCGGACGGCTCTCGCTATGTTTCTCGTAACCTTACATTTTATGTAAGAATGAAAAACGCAGAACAAGCGAGAGAATTGGCGAAACAAATAACAGACAAACTGGACGGGGCTACAGTAACAAGCCCCGACGGATTGTCGATAGATTGCGAGGCAGTTACACTCCCGCAGTACATCGACACCGACAGTA containing:
- a CDS encoding putative minor capsid protein — translated: MTKPIPTRLLVHDCVLKKPKGLDRNRNPIYESTILKRVRIGATFQSVRGAYGETKTDTLTLFIDAKNTRCETIDGEATERKLPAEKDAIEWQGQTFTVRSITPCYTQGSNPHHWEVTLE
- a CDS encoding minor capsid protein, which codes for MNKSGGIEFTVKGNFREAEAKARLNKAIKRVQMKLDTQVITDSNYFVPKNTTTLEKSAVINTVIGSGIIKWRTPYARRQYYGIDFDHSKQKNPNACAKWFEAAKARWLEKWRKLVNDEIQHS
- a CDS encoding minor capsid protein, coding for MTKSNIAEVVSEWVEQALALPFTIYCDLIPTADADGACVRHDPSPAAEKRFSDGSRYVSRNLTFYVRMKNAEQARELAKQITDKLDGATVTSPDGLSIDCEAVTLPQYIDTDSKNYTTYAAAIKCDYYEPAEID